The DNA window ATAATTCTGCCAACTGATTTTtcacaaaggtgcaaaagcaattcaatgaagaaataatagtcttttcaaaaatgatGATGAAACAATCAGATACCCATAGGCAGAAAATGAGCCAGCACATTAATCTTCCTACATTATGCAAAagttaactccaaatggatcacaGATATAATGTAAAAggtgaaactataaaacatgtagaagaaatcacaggagggcccagtgggtggctcagtcggttatacgtctgtcttctgctcaggtcatgatctcagggtcctgggatcgatccccgagttgggctccttgctcagccaggagtctgcttccccctctgcctgccactccctgcttgtgctctctctctctctctctgacaaataaataaattaaaatctttttaaaaataattaattaattaaaagaaaaagaaagcataggaGAGAATCTTCAGTGCTTGCTGCAGAGTTCCTGGACACAACACCAAGAGCATGAtacatgagagaaaaaaatcaatgaactatagttcatcaaaaataaaaacttttgttcttcaaaagacCTTTATCTTTAAAGGATAAAAAGACAGGCTACAccctgagagaaaatatttgaaaaccacacACCTCACAAAGGACTCACATCTAGAATCTATTACGAATTCTTGAAACCTgacaatgaaaaaacaaacaatccaattagaaaacaggcagaatatatgaacaggtATTTCACCAAAGACGATGTGTGGATGGTAAAGGAGCACAGGAAAAGATTTTCAACACCACTAGCCCTTAGGGAAGGGAAATTAAGCCCACAATGCCGTATCACTAACCCCTATTAAGAGaggtaaggaaaaaaatttttaagtgaaaattccAAATGCTGGTAAGAATGCAGAAAACTGGATCCTTCATGCATTGCTAGCAGGAATGTAAAACgatacagtcactgtggaaaatagtttggcagttacTTAAAAACATAAGCACACGCTAACCATATGACCTATATgtcactcctgggcatttatccagggaaatgaaaatgtacGTCCACACACAAGTCTGCACAGCTGTTCATAGCACCCTGATCTGTAATAGGGCCAAACCAAAAACAATGGAAATGTCCCAGAATCGATGCATGGATAAACTGACTGCGGCACACCCAGGCCACGAAATATTATTCCCCagtgaaaaggaatgaaccatTGATAAACTCAACAACTTGGATAGATGTCAGGGGCATTAcaatcagtgaaaaaaaaaagtaatctcaaAATGTCACTGTATAATTCCATGATATGACATCCTTCAAgggacaaaattatagagataaaAACAAGTGAGCAGAGGCTAGGGGGTTTTGGCAAGGAGAAGGGAGGGTAACAGGCGTGATTCTAAAGGGATAGTATGAGGGCGACGTCTGCGATGATAAAGTAGTTCTGCGTCTTCATTGACGTGGCGGTTCCATGGATTTACTCACGTGATGAAATGACACCGACTGACAGATACTGTCCCAATGTCAGTATCTCTGCTATGGTACTCTCGTTCAGTCAGGCACAATCCCTGCAAGAAACTGGGGGAAGGTACGCTGGACCTCTGTGCTCTCTTTGCAAGTACCAGTGAgtctataattattttcaaataataaacagGGGGGAAAAACTTGGTTGAACAAATATCATCCTTTTTAGGGGGCCTTCGTTTGTTGCAAAATCTACAGACTAAGGTCCTGAAGTGAATAACGTTTCGTAAGGTTCTTCCTCTCTAACTGGTTTCTGTCTCGATTATAGGTACAAGAACATAGGACACTCATAGCAGATAGTACATATGCTCTAAGTGCTCCACAGAAACAGGCGCATTTATTTTCACCCAACTCCAGACTCAAGTGTGGTAAAtctattattatctccatcttaCAAACAAGACTCCGAAGCAGAGAGGTGACCTGGTGGAAAGTGGTGAAACCGGTGTATGGGACCTAGCAAACTGCATTCAAAGTCCGCGCAGATCCTAGACATATACGCCTCTAAGGAAAACCAAAGCAGGCATGCCCTTTCCAAGGCGAAGTTCTAAAAAGGAGGTGttttatctggcttctttctATTGATTGTTCCTCAttcaacaaagaaaatgtttttgtttttacagtgaGGATGCAGATGAGGTCAAAGATAAGCTGGCTCAGCTGAGATGTCACTTTACCTGGGAGTTACTGATTGAAGACACTGAACTGCCTGACTTGGAAAACAGGATCTTCGATGAGATTGATTTCCTAGACACCAAATACAACGTGGGGATCCACAACCTGCTGGCCTACGTGAAACACCTGAAGGGCCAGAACCAGGAAGCCCTGGGGAGCCTGAAGGAAGCAGAAGACCTCATCCAGCAGGAACATGCCGCCCAATCAGATGCGAGAAGTCTGGTCACGTGGGGCAACTACGCCTGGCTGTATTACCACATGGGCAGACCCGCAGAAGCCCAGGCTTACCTGGACAAGGTGGAGAGCACTTGCCAGAAGTTCGAGGCTCCCTCCCGCTACAGGATGGAGTGTCCCCAGATGGACTGTGAGGAGGGATGGGCCTTGCTGAAATGTGGAGGGAAGAACTATGAACGCGCCAAGGCCTGCTTTGAGAAGGCTCTGGCAGTGGAGCCGGAAAATCCTGAATTTAGCACTGGGTATGCCATCACCATCTACCGCCTGGACGTCTTCAGCACAGCTGCAGAGGCTAGCGAGGCGTTCTGCCTGCAGCCCCTGAAAGAGGCCATCAGGCTAAACCCAAAAGATGCGTATATTAAGGCTCTCCTTGCCCTGAAGCTTCAGGACGTAGGCCAAGAAGCTGAAGGAGAAAAGTACATTGAAGAAGCACTGACCAACATGTCCTCGCAGACCTATGTCTTCCGATACGCAGCCAAGTTCTACCGAAGAAAAGGCTCTCTGGATAAAGCTCTTCAGCTCTTAAAAATGGCCTTGCGGGCCACCCCCTCCTCCGCCTTCCTGCACCACCAGATAGGGCTTTGCTACAGGGCACAAATGATCGAAATAAAGAGAGCTGCCAACTGGCAGCCCAGAGGAAAGGATAGAGAAAATGTTGATAGAATGATAAGATTAGCCTTATCTCATTTTCAATTTGCTCTGGAACAAAAGCCCACATTTGACGTTGCTTATATACACCTGGCAAGTATGTACATAGAAGCTGGCGACTACGGAAGAGCTGAAGACACGTATCAAAGAGCGTTCTGCTTGAAATcactggaagaagaaaaactccAAAAGATACATTTCCACTATGGTCAATTTCAggaatttcaaaagaaatctgaGGTTAATGCAATTATCCATTATTTGAAAGCAGTAAAAATAGACAAGGCgccatttttaaaggataaaagtaTGAAATCTTTGGAGAAATTGGCTTTAAGGAAACTTCGTAGAAATGCATCTGATGTAGAAAGCTTGAGCATTCTTGGGTTCATCTACAAAGTCAAAGGAGAGATGAATAAGGCCCTGGAGTACTATGAGCGGGCCCTGCGGCTGGCTGCTGACTTTGGGAACTCTGAGACAGGATCCCTAGCCGTGGAAATATGAACGGCGTTcacattttgtttgatttttaggTAAACATGTTAACTCTAATCATTTTTTCTGCTTGCTGCTTTCAAAAACATATTAAGTAATCCACTATAGTGATGTAAGTTTTTAACATTTATACTGAAACCTGATACAATATTGTTTGTATTCAACAGTGGATAGTGAAACAGATATGTATACCTTTCTGTAT is part of the Ursus arctos isolate Adak ecotype North America unplaced genomic scaffold, UrsArc2.0 scaffold_7, whole genome shotgun sequence genome and encodes:
- the LOC113258957 gene encoding interferon-induced protein with tetratricopeptide repeats 1-like isoform X2; its protein translation is MSEDADEVKDKLAQLRCHFTWELLIEDTELPDLENRIFDEIDFLDTKYNVGIHNLLAYVKHLKGQNQEALGSLKEAEDLIQQEHAAQSDARSLVTWGNYAWLYYHMGRPAEAQAYLDKVESTCQKFEAPSRYRMECPQMDCEEGWALLKCGGKNYERAKACFEKALAVEPENPEFSTGYAITIYRLDVFSTAAEASEAFCLQPLKEAIRLNPKDAYIKALLALKLQDVGQEAEGEKYIEEALTNMSSQTYVFRYAAKFYRRKGSLDKALQLLKMALRATPSSAFLHHQIGLCYRAQMIEIKRAANWQPRGKDRENVDRMIRLALSHFQFALEQKPTFDVAYIHLASMYIEAGDYGRAEDTYQRAFCLKSLEEEKLQKIHFHYGQFQEFQKKSEVNAIIHYLKAVKIDKAPFLKDKSMKSLEKLALRKLRRNASDVESLSILGFIYKVKGEMNKALEYYERALRLAADFGNSETGSLAVEI
- the LOC113258957 gene encoding interferon-induced protein with tetratricopeptide repeats 1-like isoform X1; translated protein: MEEEQFADMSEDADEVKDKLAQLRCHFTWELLIEDTELPDLENRIFDEIDFLDTKYNVGIHNLLAYVKHLKGQNQEALGSLKEAEDLIQQEHAAQSDARSLVTWGNYAWLYYHMGRPAEAQAYLDKVESTCQKFEAPSRYRMECPQMDCEEGWALLKCGGKNYERAKACFEKALAVEPENPEFSTGYAITIYRLDVFSTAAEASEAFCLQPLKEAIRLNPKDAYIKALLALKLQDVGQEAEGEKYIEEALTNMSSQTYVFRYAAKFYRRKGSLDKALQLLKMALRATPSSAFLHHQIGLCYRAQMIEIKRAANWQPRGKDRENVDRMIRLALSHFQFALEQKPTFDVAYIHLASMYIEAGDYGRAEDTYQRAFCLKSLEEEKLQKIHFHYGQFQEFQKKSEVNAIIHYLKAVKIDKAPFLKDKSMKSLEKLALRKLRRNASDVESLSILGFIYKVKGEMNKALEYYERALRLAADFGNSETGSLAVEI